The stretch of DNA CATGAACGCCATGATCGCGACGACCGCGCCGACCGCGATGCCGAGGAAGAACATCAGGCTGACGACACCGCCGTCGACGATGATCGACCCGCTCCCCCAGGCCATGTCGTTCATGGTCTTCATGGTCTGTTTGCGGTACTGGCGGATGGTCGTCGGCAGAAGCGCGAAGGTCTTCCACACGAAGACGGCGATCTGCCCCAGTTCGGCGAAGGCGTCGGTGAACTTGCCTCGGATCCATCGACCGATGCGCACCGGAATTCCTCCCGGCAGCGCGATGCGGTCGGCACTCATCTCTTTCTGCGTCATCGCCGTCACGCCAGCCTGGCCGGGAAGAACATCGTCTGCACCTGGCTCACCGCGACGTTCGTCATGAAGATGCAGAAGACGCTGAGGACCACGGAGGCGTTCACGGCGTTGGCGACGCCCTTCGGGCCGCCCTTGGCCTCGAGTCCCCGCAGACTCGCGATGACGACGACGATGAACGCGAACAGGACCGCCTTGAACACTGAGAAGATCAGGTCGACCGGTGTCGCGAAGGCGCCGAACGACTGCCAGAAACTGGCGGGGACGACGTTGTTGATGTTCGCGGAGATCGCCAGACCCGCCCCGACGCCGGAGGCGATGATCATGACGCAGAGCGCCGGTGCGATCGCGAGCATCGCGAGGAACCGCGGGACGATCAGCCGTTGCACCGGGTTGACGCCCATGACGCGCATCGCGTCGATCTCCTCGCGGATCGAGCGCGAGCCGAGGTCCGAGGCGATCGCCGACGCGGCCGCACCGCTCATCAGCAGGCCCGCGGCCATCGGCGCGCCCTGGTTGACGACACCGAGTCCGCTGGCGGCACCCGCGAGCGAATTGGCGCCGACCTGGTCCATGACGCCACCGACCTGGACGGACACTTCGGCGCCGATCGGAATCGCCATCAGCAGGGCGGGCAGCGCCGTGACCTTGAACAGCCGCCAGATCTGATCGATCACCTCGCTGCCCGCGAGCCTCATCGACAGGGAGTCGGTGACCGAGTAGCGGATCATCTCACCGGCCAGCCCCGCCGAGCGACCGATCGTGTCGATGCTGTCGGAGATGCGCCGGACGAATCCGTCGGCGATCCTGCGGAGTCTGCCTGTCAGTTTCTGCATGCGATCGCCGGGTCTGTGGACGGCGTCGGGCTCGAGCGTCGTTGCGCTCATCGTCACCTCTCTCGTGGTCGGTCGAACAGGACCGGCCTGAATCGAAACGCTTCGGCGGAACCGGACGCTCGGCGTCCGTGGTCTGACGTTCCGGCGTCGGCGAGTCGAAGCCCTGTCGGATGTGTGCGGGCGTTCAGCCCATCAGTGCGCGCAGCGCTCGTCGTACGACCGGTCCGTACGGCGGGTACGCCAGGGTCGGGTCGGGCCGCGACGGTTTCCGAAGGACGGCCTTGTGGTGGCTGAAGGTGTCGAATCCGTGCTTGCCGTGGTAGCGGCCGAGACCGGAGTCGCCGACACCGCCGAACGGCAGCTCCGGGACGAGCAGTTGGTAGAGCAGATGATTGACGCCGACCGCGCCGGAAGAGGTCCGACCGATGACGGCGTCCTCCACCGCCTTCGACTCGGTGAACAGGTAGAGCGCGAGCGGCTTCGACCGGGCGTCGACGAATTCGATCGCGTCGTCGATCGACGGCACGCTGATCACGGGAAGGATCGGACCGAAGATCTCCTCGCGCATCAGATCCGAGTCGAGATCGGGATCGGTCACCAACGCGACCGAGACCGTCAGCGCGTCGACGTCGACGTCTCCGCCGAATGTCTGGCCGCCGTGCGTCTGCAACAGTCTGCTGAGCCGGTCCACGTGGCGACGGTTGACGATTCGGGTGGTGTCGTTCGCCGCCTGCGCCGACAGCTCGGTCAGCAGGCGCTCGACGAGTTGTGGGCGCACCGAGTCCTCGACGAGGACGTAGTCGGGTGCGATGCAGGTCTGACCGGCGTTGATCGATTTGGCCCACGCGATCCGCCTGGCGGCCGTCTCGATGTCCGCGTCGGCCGCCACGATCACCGGGCTCTTGCCGCCGAGTTCGAGGGTCACCGGGGTGAGATGCCGTGCGGCGGCCGCCATGACCGACTTGCCGACCTGTGTGGATCCGGTGAAGAAGATGTGGTCGAACCTGAGGTCCAGCAGTTCGCGGCTGACCTCGACGTCGCCGAGAACCACCCGGACCGCGTCGGAGTCGACGTAGCGCGGCAGATGCGTCGCGATCATCCGCCCGGTGGCGTCGGCGAGTTCAGAGGGCTTGACCACGGCGGTGTTCCCCGCTGCGAGCGCGCTCACCAACGGCTGAAGAGTCAGCAGCAACGGGAAGTTCCACGTGCCGAGGATGAGCACCACACCCTTCGGCTCGGGCACCGTGAACGCCTTGCCGGGCGCCGTGGCCGCACTGATCGCGACCGGAGCCGGCTTCGCCCACGATTGGAGCCGTCGAATGGTGTGCCTGATCTCGTGTCGGACCGGGCCGACATCGGCCATGAACGTGGCCATCTCACCACGACCCAGATCGGCTTCGATGGCGGCCGCGATGTCGCCTTCGCGTTCGTCGATGAACCGAAGCAGTCCACGCAGCTGCGACAGTCTCCAGGCGGTCGACCGGGTCCGACCGTCACGGAACACCCTGCGGGCGGTCTCGACGTCGTCACGGACCGTCGACGCCGTGGTCGGGCTCGCCGTCTCGGTGATGCTCATGCACTCTCCTGGGGCTGTGAACTGGGAAGACGCTGCGGTCGACACTCCCGGAGACCGGGCCGTCGGCCGTTCATTGAACGCGCTGAGCATACATAGTGTTCAGACGTGATGTCAATCACTTGGGCGGCAACCCTTCGGCCTCTACCATTCTCCGCGACAATGTGATCCGCAGCACTTCGCGTACCTACAGTAGATAGATTTACATGAGACGTCAAGCGTCTTTTGTCAGCAGCCCCGGTTTGTCCGCTACACTATGTACAGACACTATGTATGGGTTACGATCCCTGCCATGTCTCGAGAACCCGACTCCGCCTCGACAGATGTCCTTCACGTCGAACAGCTCGACGGAGTGCGCCGCCTGACCCTGCACCGCCCGGACGCTCTCAACACATTCGACTATCGCCTCCAGCGGGACCTGCGCGCGGCCGTCGACCATGCGGCCGACGACGAGACGGTGCGCTGCCTGATTCTCACGGGAAGCGGTCGCGCGTTCTGCGCGGGCGCGGATATCGACCTGAACGACCTCGACGCCTCCACGCGGCTGGCGCCGCGCACCGAAGAGGAACTACGACTCCGCTACAACCCGACCGTTCGCGCACTCCGCACGATGGGCAAACCGGCCGTCGCCGCGGTGAACGGCCCGGCCGTCGGCCTCGGCTGCTCGCTGGCCGCGGCCTGCGACCAGGTGGTGGCCGCAGACTCGGCCTGGTTCTCACTCGCGTTCGCGCAGGTCGGACTCACACTCGACGCGGGGGCCTCCCTCCTGATCGGCGCCCGCATCGGCATCGGCCGGGCCACCCGGATGGCGATGCTCGGCGAACGGATCGACGCGGGCACCGCGCACTCCTGGGGCATGGTCGACGAGGTCGTGACGCCCGAGGACGTCGGCGCTCGAGCACTCGCACTCGCCGATGCTCTCGCCCACGGGCCGACCGCGGCGTTCGCCGCCACCAAACACAGCTTG from Gordonia humi encodes:
- a CDS encoding enoyl-CoA hydratase/isomerase family protein — translated: MSREPDSASTDVLHVEQLDGVRRLTLHRPDALNTFDYRLQRDLRAAVDHAADDETVRCLILTGSGRAFCAGADIDLNDLDASTRLAPRTEEELRLRYNPTVRALRTMGKPAVAAVNGPAVGLGCSLAAACDQVVAADSAWFSLAFAQVGLTLDAGASLLIGARIGIGRATRMAMLGERIDAGTAHSWGMVDEVVTPEDVGARALALADALAHGPTAAFAATKHSLNIALLDRLDAAFEAEVAGQTSLVDSEDFREGAAAFSRRRSPSFVGR
- a CDS encoding ABC transporter permease, with translation MQKLTGRLRRIADGFVRRISDSIDTIGRSAGLAGEMIRYSVTDSLSMRLAGSEVIDQIWRLFKVTALPALLMAIPIGAEVSVQVGGVMDQVGANSLAGAASGLGVVNQGAPMAAGLLMSGAAASAIASDLGSRSIREEIDAMRVMGVNPVQRLIVPRFLAMLAIAPALCVMIIASGVGAGLAISANINNVVPASFWQSFGAFATPVDLIFSVFKAVLFAFIVVVIASLRGLEAKGGPKGVANAVNASVVLSVFCIFMTNVAVSQVQTMFFPARLA
- a CDS encoding aldehyde dehydrogenase family protein yields the protein MSITETASPTTASTVRDDVETARRVFRDGRTRSTAWRLSQLRGLLRFIDEREGDIAAAIEADLGRGEMATFMADVGPVRHEIRHTIRRLQSWAKPAPVAISAATAPGKAFTVPEPKGVVLILGTWNFPLLLTLQPLVSALAAGNTAVVKPSELADATGRMIATHLPRYVDSDAVRVVLGDVEVSRELLDLRFDHIFFTGSTQVGKSVMAAAARHLTPVTLELGGKSPVIVAADADIETAARRIAWAKSINAGQTCIAPDYVLVEDSVRPQLVERLLTELSAQAANDTTRIVNRRHVDRLSRLLQTHGGQTFGGDVDVDALTVSVALVTDPDLDSDLMREEIFGPILPVISVPSIDDAIEFVDARSKPLALYLFTESKAVEDAVIGRTSSGAVGVNHLLYQLLVPELPFGGVGDSGLGRYHGKHGFDTFSHHKAVLRKPSRPDPTLAYPPYGPVVRRALRALMG